One part of the Algibacter sp. L1A34 genome encodes these proteins:
- a CDS encoding class I SAM-dependent methyltransferase, whose product MKEMWDNRYSNEDYAYGILPNDFFKYAIDKYKLTGKILLPAEGEGRNAVYAAKKGLNVTAFDISNEGKKKALKLAEKENVKINYEIGNLFDLDLINEQFDSAIFIYAHLPPSILSNYHKKIAELVKPNGYIILEGFSTGHLELRKQNPQVGGPDKLEMLFSKDTIKRDFPDFDIIELEDVETELNEGKFHIGTAKVIRFVGKKQHTTQPKLH is encoded by the coding sequence ATGAAAGAAATGTGGGATAATAGATATTCAAATGAAGATTACGCTTATGGAATATTGCCAAATGATTTTTTTAAGTATGCAATTGATAAATACAAACTAACAGGTAAAATCCTTTTACCCGCAGAAGGAGAAGGACGAAATGCTGTATATGCGGCTAAAAAAGGCTTAAATGTAACAGCATTTGATATAAGTAACGAAGGCAAAAAGAAAGCCCTAAAATTAGCGGAAAAAGAAAATGTAAAAATCAACTATGAGATTGGTAATTTGTTTGATTTAGATCTCATTAATGAACAATTTGACAGTGCTATTTTTATTTACGCTCACTTACCGCCTTCCATCCTATCAAATTATCATAAGAAAATTGCAGAGCTAGTAAAACCTAATGGCTACATAATTCTTGAAGGTTTTAGTACTGGACATTTAGAACTAAGAAAACAAAACCCTCAAGTTGGTGGTCCAGATAAACTAGAAATGTTGTTTTCAAAAGATACTATTAAAAGGGATTTTCCAGATTTTGACATAATCGAACTAGAGGATGTTGAAACCGAATTAAATGAAGGTAAATTTCATATTGGAACTGCCAAGGTAATACGTTTTGTAGGTAAAAAACAGCATACCACACAACCTAAACTGCATTAA
- a CDS encoding BspA family leucine-rich repeat surface protein translates to MSKLFANKYCGALFIIAFFFILKSYGQATIPFVTTWKTDNLGASGYNQIDIRTYPGYTYNYTVDWGDGTTPTVETGNAIHTYVSTGTYTISITGAFPGIYFGGTIEHDEQKLLTIEQWGNNQWLSMAYAFEGCSNLQGNFTDKPDLSQVTDMSYMFAGASAFNYDIGDWGVSNVTDMSYMFAVEEESVSYFNQDIGDWDVSSVTNMSYMFAGGEDTVSYFNQDIGDWDVSSVTNMSNMFGGLDGIGSYGQEASVSHFNQDIGGWDFSSVTNMSGMFIEAEYFNQNIDAWDVSNVTDMSYLFFGASVFNQDISAWDVSNVTNMNGLFFEAKLFNQDISAWDVSNVTDMSYLLSGTLVFNQDISVWNVSNVEDMRGMFQHTELFNQDIGIWDVGNVTDMSSIFFGALVFNQDIGNWDVSHVTDMVTMFTYAETFNQDIGGWDVSHVNNMTSMFSFAESFNQDIGGWDVSRVTDMSGMFSNTKSFQQDIGGWDVSSVTYMSEMFAATESFNQDIGDWDVSSVTHMRNMFNGAKLFNQDIGGWDVSRVTDMWRMFDGNVYFINGMYVNGVNPFNQDISNWDVSSVTDMGFMFRNATSFNQDIGGWNVSNVTNMESMFDNVKLSIDNYDALLIGWGAQTLQPNVVFSGGNSQYCAGEAARNDMITKDHWTITDGNSIATPFIYPKVDRKKSFTFTLPTITGGNLSGNQRFYTGPNGTGTAYEAGDIISFSDFPSYPVTIYMYDSYEFGCVSEESFELTITSIPICTALVFPLAGSTDVSVDTDLSWQPVDTAIGYKVSVGTSSGGVDILNIFDVGNATTYNLPENLLGETMVYVSITPYNDDGDAAACTEESFTTGVPILIPECTGLIEPLPGAKQVPIYTNLSWTPVENATGYMLTLETFTEDVDVLNKLDVGNITNYDIPVDLPKGTTMYVIIEPYNSSGEAVGCLEETFTTSKEISGLPPRFFTPNNDGINDYWVVPNALNDVLSVYIYDRYGKLLKQITNINEGWDGTFEGELLSNNDYWYVITYHNGNTQKGNFSLVR, encoded by the coding sequence ATGTCTAAATTGTTTGCAAACAAGTATTGCGGTGCACTTTTTATCATAGCCTTTTTTTTCATTTTAAAAAGCTATGGTCAAGCCACCATACCTTTTGTTACCACTTGGAAAACAGATAATTTAGGAGCCTCAGGCTACAATCAAATAGACATACGCACGTATCCAGGCTATACCTATAATTACACGGTAGATTGGGGCGATGGTACAACGCCTACGGTAGAAACTGGAAACGCCATTCACACCTATGTCAGCACAGGCACTTATACCATTAGCATTACTGGTGCCTTTCCAGGCATTTATTTTGGAGGTACTATTGAGCATGACGAACAAAAGTTGTTGACGATTGAGCAATGGGGGAATAACCAGTGGCTTAGTATGGCATATGCCTTTGAAGGCTGTTCCAATTTACAAGGTAATTTTACAGATAAACCAGATTTATCGCAGGTAACCGATATGAGCTACATGTTTGCAGGCGCCTCGGCCTTTAATTATGATATAGGAGATTGGGGCGTTAGTAATGTAACCGATATGAGTTATATGTTTGCAGTAGAAGAAGAATCTGTTTCTTATTTTAATCAAGATATAGGGGATTGGGATGTAAGTAGTGTTACCAATATGAGTTATATGTTTGCAGGAGGAGAAGATACTGTTTCCTATTTTAATCAAGACATAGGGGATTGGGATGTAAGTAGTGTTACCAATATGAGCAATATGTTTGGAGGACTGGATGGCATAGGTTCTTATGGGCAGGAAGCGTCCGTTTCCCATTTTAATCAAGATATAGGGGGTTGGGATTTTAGTAGTGTAACCAACATGAGTGGTATGTTTATAGAGGCAGAATATTTTAACCAGAATATAGATGCTTGGGATGTCAGTAATGTAACCGATATGTCTTATCTATTTTTTGGAGCTTCCGTATTTAACCAAGATATAAGTGCTTGGGATGTTAGCAACGTAACAAATATGAATGGGCTGTTTTTTGAAGCAAAATTGTTTAACCAAGATATAAGCGCTTGGGATGTTAGCAATGTAACCGATATGTCTTATCTACTTTCTGGAACTCTCGTCTTTAACCAAGATATAAGTGTTTGGAATGTTAGTAATGTAGAAGATATGAGAGGGATGTTTCAACATACAGAATTGTTTAATCAAGATATAGGTATTTGGGATGTTGGGAACGTAACAGATATGTCGTCTATTTTTTTTGGAGCTCTTGTATTTAATCAAGATATAGGCAATTGGGATGTTAGTCATGTAACTGATATGGTTACTATGTTTACTTATGCAGAAACCTTTAACCAAGATATTGGCGGTTGGGATGTAAGTCATGTAAATAATATGACTAGTATGTTTAGTTTTGCAGAATCCTTCAACCAAGATATTGGCGGTTGGGATGTAAGTCGTGTTACTGATATGAGCGGGATGTTTTCTAATACTAAATCATTTCAACAAGATATTGGCGGTTGGGATGTTAGTAGTGTTACTTATATGAGCGAGATGTTTGCTGCTACAGAATCCTTCAATCAAGATATTGGAGATTGGGATGTTAGTAGTGTAACTCATATGAGAAATATGTTTAATGGAGCAAAATTGTTTAATCAAGATATTGGCGGTTGGGATGTAAGTCGTGTTACTGATATGTGGAGGATGTTTGACGGTAATGTTTATTTTATTAATGGTATGTATGTTAATGGTGTTAATCCTTTTAATCAAGATATAAGCAATTGGGATGTTAGTAGTGTAACAGATATGGGGTTTATGTTTAGAAATGCCACTTCGTTTAACCAAGATATTGGAGGTTGGAACGTAAGCAATGTTACCAATATGGAGAGCATGTTCGATAATGTAAAGTTATCCATAGACAACTATGATGCTTTACTCATAGGTTGGGGTGCGCAAACCTTACAGCCCAATGTGGTGTTTAGTGGTGGCAATAGCCAATATTGCGCTGGAGAAGCTGCAAGAAACGACATGATAACTAAAGACCATTGGACCATTACCGATGGTAATAGCATAGCAACCCCTTTTATTTATCCTAAAGTAGATCGTAAAAAGTCTTTCACGTTTACATTACCAACAATTACAGGAGGCAACCTTTCGGGTAACCAAAGGTTTTATACAGGTCCCAATGGTACCGGAACAGCTTATGAAGCAGGCGATATTATAAGTTTTAGTGATTTTCCGTCGTATCCAGTTACTATATACATGTACGATAGCTATGAATTTGGTTGTGTCTCTGAAGAAAGTTTTGAGCTTACTATCACCTCCATTCCAATTTGTACAGCATTGGTATTCCCGCTGGCAGGCTCCACCGATGTGTCTGTTGACACAGATTTATCATGGCAACCCGTTGACACAGCAATAGGATATAAAGTATCGGTTGGAACTAGTTCTGGAGGCGTTGATATTTTAAATATATTTGATGTTGGAAATGCTACTACCTACAATTTACCCGAAAACTTACTTGGAGAGACCATGGTTTACGTTAGTATAACACCTTATAATGACGATGGCGATGCTGCTGCTTGCACTGAGGAAAGTTTTACCACTGGCGTGCCTATTTTGATTCCAGAGTGTACGGGTTTAATTGAGCCATTACCTGGTGCAAAGCAGGTTCCTATTTATACTAATTTATCGTGGACTCCGGTTGAAAACGCGACAGGTTATATGTTAACTTTGGAAACATTTACTGAGGATGTCGATGTTTTGAACAAGTTGGATGTTGGAAACATTACGAATTACGACATACCAGTAGATTTACCCAAAGGGACAACTATGTATGTAATTATAGAACCTTATAATTCATCTGGAGAAGCAGTTGGATGTTTGGAGGAGACTTTTACTACAAGTAAAGAGATCTCAGGTTTACCGCCACGTTTTTTTACACCAAATAATGATGGTATTAATGATTATTGGGTGGTTCCTAACGCTTTAAATGACGTATTGAGTGTTTATATTTATGACCGATACGGAAAGCTTTTAAAACAAATAACGAATATAAACGAAGGTTGGGACGGTACATTTGAAGGTGAACTTTTGTCAAACAATGACTATTGGTATGTAATAACCTATCATAATGGAAATACCCAAAAAGGTAATTTTAGTTTAGTTAGGTAA
- the gltX gene encoding glutamate--tRNA ligase: MTKNVRVRFAPSPTGPLHIGGVRTALFNYLFAKKHNGTFILRIEDTDQNRYVEGAQKYIIDALNWCNMPFDEGPNTNEKFGPYRQSERKPLYKAYAEELIASGNAYYAFDTSDELDFHRKDHEANKKTFIYNWHNRLKLSNSLSLTAEETQAKLDAGEDYVIRFKSPQDETLHLKDLIRGDIKIDTNVLDDKVLFKSDGMPTYHLANIVDDHLMEISHVIRGEEWLPSLALHYQLYQAFGWNAPEFAHLPLILKPTGKGKLSKRDGDKLGFPVFPLLWEDPKTNEVSRGYKEDGYFADAMVNFLAFLGWNPGTEQEIFNMEELIAAFDLKKVNKSGARFDPDKIKWFNHHYMQEQNNDELADIFKNSRPELADIDTSYIAMAVNLIKERATFVSDFWDLTSFFFVTPTEYDAKASKKALKEGTADLMNEVISLLNANMDFTVETLQTEIKGWITSNEISFGKVMMPLRLALVGALQGPDVFDIIYMIGKDETVKRIEKIIAIL, translated from the coding sequence ATGACCAAAAATGTTCGCGTGCGTTTTGCACCAAGCCCAACAGGACCACTACATATTGGTGGTGTTCGTACTGCTCTATTCAATTATTTATTCGCAAAAAAACACAACGGAACTTTTATTTTAAGAATAGAAGATACCGACCAAAACCGTTATGTTGAAGGTGCCCAAAAATACATTATTGACGCCTTAAATTGGTGTAATATGCCTTTTGATGAAGGCCCGAACACCAACGAAAAATTTGGTCCATACCGCCAAAGTGAACGTAAACCGCTTTATAAAGCTTACGCTGAAGAATTAATTGCTTCAGGAAATGCTTATTATGCTTTTGATACTTCAGATGAATTAGATTTTCATAGAAAAGATCATGAAGCCAATAAAAAAACATTTATTTACAATTGGCACAACCGCTTAAAATTAAGTAATTCTTTATCGCTTACCGCAGAAGAAACTCAGGCTAAATTAGATGCTGGCGAAGATTACGTAATCCGTTTTAAAAGCCCGCAGGATGAAACACTTCATCTCAAAGATCTTATTCGTGGTGATATTAAAATTGATACTAACGTTTTAGACGATAAAGTTTTGTTTAAAAGTGACGGTATGCCTACCTACCATTTAGCAAATATTGTGGACGACCATTTAATGGAAATATCACATGTTATTCGTGGTGAAGAATGGTTACCAAGTTTGGCATTACACTACCAATTATACCAAGCTTTTGGATGGAATGCACCAGAATTTGCACACTTGCCACTTATACTAAAACCAACAGGTAAAGGAAAATTAAGCAAGCGTGATGGTGATAAATTAGGATTCCCTGTTTTTCCTTTATTATGGGAAGATCCAAAAACAAACGAAGTATCTAGAGGTTATAAAGAAGACGGTTATTTTGCCGACGCTATGGTAAATTTCTTAGCCTTTTTAGGTTGGAATCCGGGAACGGAGCAAGAAATTTTTAACATGGAGGAATTAATTGCTGCCTTCGACTTAAAAAAGGTAAACAAATCTGGTGCAAGGTTTGATCCAGACAAAATAAAATGGTTTAACCACCATTATATGCAAGAACAAAATAACGACGAGTTAGCAGATATCTTTAAAAATTCAAGACCAGAATTAGCCGATATTGATACAAGCTATATCGCCATGGCTGTTAATTTAATTAAAGAACGCGCTACTTTTGTTAGTGATTTTTGGGACTTAACAAGCTTCTTTTTTGTTACACCAACAGAATATGACGCTAAAGCCTCTAAAAAAGCTTTAAAAGAAGGTACAGCGGACTTAATGAATGAAGTAATAAGCCTTTTAAACGCGAATATGGACTTCACGGTAGAAACACTTCAAACCGAAATAAAAGGTTGGATTACAAGCAATGAAATTAGCTTTGGAAAAGTTATGATGCCACTTCGTTTAGCTCTTGTTGGTGCTTTACAAGGTCCTGATGTTTTCGATATTATTTACATGATTGGAAAAGATGAAACGGTTAAGCGTATTGAAAAAATTATAGCGATACTATAA